A single window of Drosophila suzukii chromosome 3, CBGP_Dsuzu_IsoJpt1.0, whole genome shotgun sequence DNA harbors:
- the Gr97a gene encoding putative gustatory receptor 97a has product MRFLRRQTRRFRSTWQHLLPRRFHRWKLHTKLVLFCVSFTVFFNMLYGVYLGRFSFRRKKFVFSKGVTIYSFIVASTFGVYYIWNIYKEVSTGQISRRHTIGIYCYMNVFVCLFNYVIQWEKTLEIIRLQNSVPLFKVLDSLDISVMIVWRAFMYSILKILICPLIGYITLILYQIRVQPDQQWTSLATARTMLPLILSNQINNCFFGGLVIANIIIAAVNNKIHGIVKEVNMLQSPAQLNLQKPYYRMRRFCELADNLDELAEKYRVTAGCSKNYLRFTDWSMVLSLLMNLIGITMGLYNQYLAIADYYINEEPFDIFLAIILLVFLAVPFLELVMVARISNQTLQETRRTGDLLQQFDLQHADARFKQVVNAFWLQVVTIDWKLEPLGLLELNTSLVNTVFSAVTGFLLILIQSDLTLRFSLK; this is encoded by the exons ATGCGGTTCCTTCGAAGGCAAACACGTCGATTTCGCTCCACCTGGCAGCACTTGCTCCCGCGCCGATTCCACCGTTGGAAACTCCATACCAAATTGGTCCTGTTTTGCGTCTCCTTCACCGTGTTTTTCAATATGTTATACGGAGTCTATCTCGGTCGCTTTTCCTTCAGGCGCAAAAAGTTTGTCTTTTCCAAAGGAGTTACCATTTACAGTTTTATTGTGGCGTCTACTTTTGGAGTTTACTACATCTGGAATATTTATAAAGAAGTTTCTACGGGTCAGATTAGCAGAAGGCACACCATTGGCATATATTGCTATATGAACGTCTTTGTTTGCCTGTTTAACTACGTAATACAGTGGGAGAAAACATTAGAGATAATCCGACTCCAGAATAGTGTGCCTTTATTCAAGGTCCTGGATTCGCTGGACATATCGGTGATGATTGTGTGGCGGGCATTTATGTATAGCATACTCAAGATCCTTATTTGCCCACTAATCGGGTATATAACCTTGATTCTATACCAAATACGGGTGCAGCCGGACCAACAGTGGACGAGTTTGGCGACCGCAAGGACCATGTTGCCCCTTATACTATCGAACCAAATAAACAACTGCTTTTTTGGAGGCCTGGTAATTGCCAATATAATAATAGCCGCTGTCAATAATAAGATACACGGCATAGTCAAGGAGGTCAATATGCTCCAGTCACCTGCTCAACTGAATCTCCAAAAGCCCTATTACCGGATGCGTCGTTTCTGTGAATTGGCCGATAACTTAGACGAATTGGCCGAGAAATATAGGGTCACTGCGGGCTGCTCGAAGAATTACCTTCGATTTACGGACTGGTCCATGGTTCTTTCGTTGCTAATGAACCTTATCGGCATCACCATGGGATTGTACAATCAGTACTTGGCCATTGCGGATTACTACATCAATGAGGAGCCCTTCGATATTTTTCTGGCCATAATTCTTCTGGTATTCCTAGCTGTTCCCTTCTTGGAACTCGTCATGGTGGCTCGGATTAGTAATCAAACGCTTCAAGAG ACCAGGAGAACTGGTGACCTCTTGCAACAATTTGATCTCCAGCATGCCGATGCCCGTTTCAAGCAAGTGGTTAATGCTTTTTGGCTACAAGTCGTCACCATTGACTGGAAACTAGAGCCCCTGGGTCTCCTCGAACTCAATACCTCGCTGGTCAATACGGTTTTCTCGGCTGTCACTGGTTTTCTATTAATTCTTATTCAAAGTGATTTGACGCTGAGATTTTctctaaaataa
- the Tsp97E gene encoding tetraspanin-13, with translation MCGGFTCSKNALIALNILYVMIGFLLIGVGVYARAASIVTNLPIVGGILACGVILICISMLGLAGAVKHHQVMLFFYMIILFMLFLIQFSIASSCLAVNSEQQQQFAEQGWMTVPTDMRKQVQDSLKCCGFNATGPSTTSVVPPPDEPSCELINQQCCAHSTEADCRCEPCGPLLEDKIDYAFKLCGGLGIFFSFTEVLAVFLARRYRNQHDPCYLPARAVFPHDYLY, from the exons atGTGCGGCGGTTTCACCTGCTCGAAGAACGCGCTAATTGCGCTCAACATTTTGTATGTG ATGATTGGATTCCTGCTGATTGGAGTGGGCGTGTACGCGCGTGCCGCCTCCATCGTGACCAACCTGCCGATTGTGGGCGGGATCCTGGCCTGCGGCGTCATCCTCATCTGCATATCCATGCTGGGACTGGCGGGAGCCGTCAAGCACCACCAAGTGATGCTCTTCTTC TACATGATCATTCTGTTCATGCTGTTCCTGATTCAGTTCTCCATTGCCAGTTCCTGTTTGGCCGTCAATTccgagcagcagcagcagttcgCCGAGCAGGGATGGATGACAGTGCCCACGGATATGCGCAAACAAGTGCAGGACAGCCTGAAATGCTGCGGCTTCAACGCCACTGGACCGAGCACAACTTCCGTGGTGCCGCCGCCGGATGAGCCCTCGTGCGAGCTGATCAACCAGCAGTGCTGTGCCCACTCCACCGAGGCGGACTGCCGTTGCGAACCCTGCGGACCCCTGCTGGAGGACAAGATCGACTACGCCTTCAAGCTGTGCGGTGGCCTGGGCATCTTCTTCAGCTTCACTGAG GTCTTGGCCGTTTTCCTGGCGCGTCGCTACCGCAATCAACACGATCCCTGCTATCTGCCCGCCCGCGCCGTGTTTCCGCACGATTATCTATATTGA